In Dermochelys coriacea isolate rDerCor1 chromosome 10, rDerCor1.pri.v4, whole genome shotgun sequence, one DNA window encodes the following:
- the LOC119862453 gene encoding acyl-coenzyme A synthetase ACSM4, mitochondrial-like: MKTLLKLQILKSLWIPKSSCRLFHKQPRLLAPELFSHDESIGQGEQQVPEYFNFASDVLDKWSQMEKDGKRSSKPAFWWVNGRGNEVRWSFEELGFHSRKVASVLSDICGLQKGDRVMLILPRLPEWWLVNVACMRTGIVLILGTSQLTAKDILYRLQASKAKCIITNDLVASAVDAVASDCQFLKTKLIVSEGRRDGWLNFNELYKTQSADHICVKTKIQDPMVIYFTSGTTGSPKMAEHSQGSLGFRPVISERYWLDLTPEDIMWCLSDTGWIMASLGSVLDPWVFGSCVFVHSFPQVESTTILNTLSRFPITTIFGAPTSFRMLVQHDLTSYKFTNLQHCVSGGEPLNPEVMEQWKRKTGLTICEIYGQTETAVVCSVFKGMKIKPGSMGKAVPLYDVQIIDENANVLPPGQEGEIAIRIKPKRPLGLFSKYIDNPEKTAASERGNFFVTGDRGTMDEDGYFWFLGRSDDIINSSGYRIGPFEVESALIEHPAVVESAAVSSPDPLRGEVVKAFVVLSPAFSSRDLEKLTLELQAHVKKVTAPYKYPRKMEFVQQLPKTITGKIKRNELRNKEWGRM, encoded by the exons ATGAAGACTTTGCTTAAATTACAGATTCTCAAATCTTTGTGGATTCCCAAATCAAGTTGCAGGCTTTTCCATAAACAGCCCAGGCTTCTTGCCCCAGAGCTATTTTCACATGATGAGTCTATCGGGCAGGGTGAACAGCAAGTGCCTGAATACTTTAACTTTGCAAGTGATGTGCTGGACAAATGGTCTCAGATGGAAAAG GATGGAAAGAGATCATCAAAGCCAGCCTTCTGGTGGGTAAATGGAAGAGGAAATGAAGTGAGGTGGAGCTTTGAGGAGCTGGGATTCCACTCCAGAAAAGTGGCCAGTGTCCTCTCTGATATATGTGGTCTGCAGAAGGGAGACAGAGTTATGCTGATTCTACCCCGGTTACCGGAATGGTGGCTGGTGAATGTGGCTTGTATGAGAACAG GAATCGTCCTTATTCTAGGGACATCCCAATTAACAGCTAAAGACATTTTATATAGACTCCAGGCTTCTAAGGCCAAGTGTATCATTACCAATGATTTGGTGGCATCTGCAGTGGATGCAGTTGCATCTGATTGCCAGTTTCTGAAaaccaagttaattgtatccgaaGGCAGAAGAGATGGGTGGCTGAACTTTAATGAACTATACAA aacGCAATCTGCTGATCACATCTGCGTTAAAACAAAGATTCAAGACCCAATGGTTATCTACTTTACCAGTGGAACCACAGGTTCTCCAAAGATGGCTGAACACTCCCAGGGCAGTCTTGGTTTCAGACCTGTCATAAGTGAAAG ATACTGGCTGGATTTGACTCCTGAAGACATAATGTGGTGCTTATCAGATACAGGCTGGATAATGGCTTCGCTAGGGTCTGTTCTTGATCCATGGGTTTTCGGATCATGTGTCTTTGTCCACAGCTTTCCACAGGTTGAATCAACAACTATCCTAAAT ACTCTCTCCAGATTTCCCATCACCACTATCTTTGGTGCTCCGACTTCGTTCCGCATGCTGGTACAGCATGATCTTACCAG TTACAAGTTCACGAATCTGCAGCACTGTGTGAGTGGAGGGGAGCCACTCAACCCAGAAGTGATGGAGCAGTGGAAAAGGAAGACTGGCCTGACTATCTGTGAAATATATGGACAAACAGAAACA GCAGTAGTTTGTTCTGTTTTCAAAGGGATGAAGATTAAACCCGGATCAATGGGAAAGGCAGTTCCCCTTTATGATGTTCAG ATCATAGATGAGAATGCTAATGTTCTGCCTCCTGGACAAGAAGGGGAAATTGCCATCAGAATCAAACCTAAAAGGCCACTTGGTCTTTTCTCTAAATACATA GATAACCCTGAGAAAACCGCTGCATCAGAACGTGGGAATTTTTTTGTCACGGGAGACAGAGGGACTATGGATGAAGATGGGTATTTCTGGTTTCTTGGAAGATCTGATGATATCATCAATTCTTCAGG GTATCGTATTGGACCATTTGAAGTAGAAAGTGCCTTGATAGAGCATCCGGCTGTAGTAGAGTCTGCTGCTGTCAGCAGCCCAGATCCCCTCAGAGGCGAG GTGGTGAAAGCTTTTGTGGTCTTGTCACCTGCCTTTTCCTCACGTGACCTGGAAAAATTAACGCTTGAGTTGCAGGCGCATGTCAAGAAAGTTACTGCTCCATACAAATATCCCAGAAAG ATGGAATTTGTCCAACAGCTACCGAAGACAATTACTGGGAAAATCAAGAGGAATGAGTTAAGGAACAAAGAATGGGGGCGAATGTAA